From Pseudomonas hefeiensis, one genomic window encodes:
- a CDS encoding AI-2E family transporter: MPTFSQRHVLLVISWVIIFGGLLLVLPLRLLPSLLAGLLVFELVNMLTPQLQRLIEGRRARWLAVALLGTLVVSVLTLIFAGAISFLLHEAENPGASLDMFMAVVDRARGQLPPFIDAYLPASAAEFRVAIGDWMSKHLSDLQLVGKDAAHMFVTLLIGMVLGAIVALQRIPDLTKRKPLAAALFDRLNLLVKAFRNIVFAQIKISLLNTFFTGIFLAVVLPLFGIHLPLTKTLIVMTFLLGLLPVIGNLMSNTLITIVALSLSIWVAMAALGYLIVIHKLEYFLNARIVGGQISAKSWELLMAMLVFEAAFGLPGVVAGPIYYAYLKSELKQVGMV, translated from the coding sequence ATGCCAACGTTTTCTCAGCGTCATGTCTTGTTGGTGATCAGTTGGGTGATCATTTTTGGTGGGTTGTTGCTGGTGCTGCCGCTGCGCCTGTTGCCGAGCCTGTTGGCCGGTTTGCTGGTGTTCGAGCTGGTCAACATGCTCACTCCGCAGTTGCAACGGCTGATCGAAGGCCGGCGTGCCCGCTGGTTGGCGGTGGCGCTGCTGGGCACGCTGGTGGTCAGTGTGCTGACGTTGATTTTCGCCGGGGCCATCAGTTTCCTGCTCCATGAAGCGGAAAACCCTGGCGCGTCCCTGGACATGTTCATGGCGGTGGTCGACCGCGCCCGGGGCCAGTTGCCACCGTTCATCGACGCCTACCTGCCGGCCAGCGCGGCCGAGTTCCGGGTGGCCATTGGCGACTGGATGAGCAAGCACCTGAGCGACTTGCAGTTGGTGGGCAAGGATGCGGCCCACATGTTCGTGACGTTGTTGATCGGTATGGTCCTGGGGGCCATCGTCGCTCTGCAGCGCATCCCCGACCTGACCAAGCGCAAGCCCCTGGCCGCGGCACTGTTCGACCGTCTGAACCTGTTGGTCAAGGCGTTTCGCAACATCGTGTTCGCCCAGATCAAGATTTCCCTGCTCAACACCTTCTTCACCGGGATTTTCCTGGCGGTGGTGCTGCCGCTGTTCGGTATCCACCTGCCGTTGACCAAGACCCTGATCGTCATGACGTTCCTGTTGGGGCTGCTGCCGGTCATTGGCAACCTGATGTCCAACACCCTGATCACCATCGTCGCCTTGTCGCTGTCGATCTGGGTGGCAATGGCGGCGCTGGGCTACCTTATCGTGATCCACAAGCTCGAATACTTCCTCAATGCCCGCATCGTCGGTGGGCAGATCAGCGCCAAGTCCTGGGAATTGCTCATGGCGATGCTGGTGTTCGAAGCCGCGTTCGGCCTGCCGGGCGTGGTGGCGGGGCCGATCTACTATGCGTATCTCAAGAGTGAGTTGAAGCAGGTGGGGATGGTTTGA
- a CDS encoding PsiF family protein produces the protein MKMLRAPLLMIGLLLCSQGFAATAQQNKMTTCNADATAKALKGDERKAFMSNCLKATPAAASTPQERMKTCNATAATQALKGDARKAFMSECLKKK, from the coding sequence ATGAAGATGCTGCGTGCCCCTTTGTTGATGATCGGTTTGCTGTTGTGTTCCCAGGGCTTCGCCGCCACGGCCCAACAGAACAAGATGACCACCTGCAATGCCGACGCTACCGCCAAGGCCCTCAAGGGCGACGAGCGCAAAGCTTTCATGAGCAACTGTCTCAAAGCCACCCCGGCCGCTGCGAGTACCCCGCAGGAACGCATGAAAACCTGCAACGCCACGGCCGCGACCCAAGCGCTGAAAGGCGATGCGCGTAAAGCGTTCATGAGTGAGTGCCTGAAGAAAAAATAA
- a CDS encoding esterase/lipase family protein has product MSQQCATRYPLVLVPGMLGFIRLVLYPYWYGIVSALRRGGATVIAVQVSPLHSSEVRGEQLLGRIEEILKQTGAQKVNLIGHSQGALTARYAAAKRPDLVASVTSVAGTNHGSELADYLQTHYPANSAKGRLLSALLRLIGALMSLLETGYRGPRLPVDIQASHGSLTTAGVALFNQQYPQGLPETWGGNGPEVVSGVRYYSWSGTLQPGKTDKGRNLFDGTHRSCRLFARTFVREAGQCDGMVGRYSSHLGTVIGDDYPLDHFDIVNQSLGLVGRGAEPVRLFVEHAQRLKAAGV; this is encoded by the coding sequence ATGTCACAACAGTGCGCCACTCGTTACCCGCTGGTGCTGGTCCCCGGAATGCTCGGGTTCATTCGTCTGGTGCTGTATCCGTATTGGTATGGGATCGTTTCGGCGCTGCGCCGGGGAGGGGCAACGGTGATTGCTGTGCAGGTGTCGCCGCTGCACTCATCCGAGGTACGCGGCGAGCAGTTGCTGGGGCGGATCGAGGAGATCCTCAAGCAAACCGGTGCACAGAAAGTCAACCTGATCGGCCATAGCCAGGGCGCCCTCACGGCACGTTACGCGGCGGCCAAGCGCCCGGACCTGGTGGCATCGGTCACCTCGGTGGCCGGCACCAACCATGGTTCCGAACTGGCTGATTACCTGCAGACCCATTACCCGGCCAACAGCGCCAAGGGCCGCTTGCTCAGTGCCTTGCTTCGGTTGATCGGCGCCCTGATGAGCCTGCTGGAAACCGGTTATCGCGGGCCCAGGTTGCCGGTGGATATCCAGGCGTCCCACGGCTCTCTCACTACCGCAGGCGTGGCCCTGTTCAACCAGCAATATCCCCAGGGCCTGCCAGAAACGTGGGGCGGGAACGGACCGGAAGTGGTCAGTGGTGTGCGTTATTACTCCTGGTCCGGGACCTTGCAGCCAGGCAAGACCGACAAGGGACGTAACCTGTTTGATGGCACCCACCGCAGTTGCCGGCTGTTCGCCCGCACCTTCGTGCGTGAGGCCGGGCAATGCGACGGCATGGTCGGGCGCTACAGCTCGCACTTGGGCACGGTGATCGGCGATGACTATCCGCTGGATCACTTCGATATCGTCAACCAGTCGCTGGGACTGGTGGGCAGGGGCGCCGAGCCGGTTCGTTTGTTCGTCGAGCATGCGCAGCGGTTGAAGGCTGCCGGGGTGTAG
- a CDS encoding LysR substrate-binding domain-containing protein → MFATLPLNALRVFESAARLLSFKAAAAELSVTPTAVSHQIRALETWLGLQLFERLPRQVRLTDGGQRLFHSLHGALLEVAQSVDTLRPQRTNTHLTLSTTAAFASLWLVPRLGRFYARHPNINVRLDTHCEVVDLHQDASVDLVVRYSLDSYTNLYGLCLFDENFGVYGSPEQVALAAQRPPTLISVRWHNAKLYAHGWEAWCAQAGETWLAQQPCVREYDEEHYALQAAIAGQGLVLASNILASESVASGLLVAYRPQIQVNGAGYSALCVPGRERHPPVRAFFQWLEQEARQSAHALKNSVKLFEDRVTQI, encoded by the coding sequence ATGTTTGCCACGCTGCCCCTCAACGCACTGCGCGTCTTTGAGTCTGCCGCGCGACTGCTCAGCTTCAAGGCAGCGGCGGCGGAACTGTCGGTGACGCCCACGGCGGTCTCCCATCAGATTCGCGCCCTGGAAACTTGGCTGGGCCTGCAACTGTTCGAACGGCTGCCGCGCCAGGTGCGGCTCACCGACGGCGGCCAACGCTTGTTCCACAGCCTGCACGGGGCCCTGCTGGAAGTGGCGCAAAGCGTCGACACCCTGCGTCCGCAACGCACCAACACTCACCTGACCCTTTCCACCACCGCAGCGTTTGCCAGCCTGTGGCTGGTGCCGCGCCTGGGCCGGTTTTATGCACGTCACCCGAATATCAACGTGCGCCTGGACACCCATTGCGAAGTGGTCGATTTGCATCAGGACGCCAGTGTCGATCTGGTGGTGCGCTACAGCCTGGACAGTTACACGAACCTGTATGGCTTGTGTCTTTTCGATGAAAACTTCGGCGTGTATGGCTCGCCGGAGCAAGTGGCCCTGGCCGCGCAGAGGCCGCCCACGCTGATCAGCGTGCGCTGGCACAACGCCAAACTGTATGCCCATGGCTGGGAGGCCTGGTGCGCCCAGGCCGGCGAAACCTGGCTGGCCCAGCAACCTTGCGTACGCGAGTACGACGAGGAGCATTACGCCCTGCAAGCGGCAATCGCCGGACAAGGCCTGGTACTGGCGAGCAATATCCTGGCTTCTGAAAGCGTCGCCAGCGGCCTGTTGGTGGCTTATCGGCCGCAGATCCAGGTCAACGGCGCCGGCTACAGCGCCCTGTGCGTTCCGGGCCGTGAACGCCATCCGCCGGTGCGGGCATTCTTCCAGTGGCTGGAACAAGAGGCGCGGCAATCCGCTCATGCACTGAAAAACTCAGTAAAACTTTTCGAGGATCGCGTCACTCAGATTTAG
- a CDS encoding FMN-dependent NADH-azoreductase, with translation MSKILVVHGSPRGERSHSRRLTERFVSAWQAAHPHGQLTRREVGRTVIPPVNEAFIAAAFYPEPQARPLTMQADLALSDALVTELQAHDRLVISAPMHNFSVPSGVKAWIDQIVRIGLTFNHSLDNGVSQYEPLVLGKKALIVTSRGDFGFGPGGQLEGMNHADTLLRTVLGFIGITEVTVVAAEGEESAERSFAQSCAEAEQRLLGLAQTF, from the coding sequence ATGAGCAAAATTCTTGTCGTGCACGGCAGCCCTCGTGGTGAGCGCTCTCACTCCCGACGCCTGACCGAGCGTTTTGTCTCGGCCTGGCAGGCGGCCCATCCGCATGGCCAACTGACCCGTCGCGAAGTGGGGCGCACTGTGATTCCTCCGGTCAACGAAGCATTCATCGCGGCGGCGTTCTACCCCGAACCGCAAGCCCGACCGTTGACCATGCAGGCGGATCTGGCACTCAGTGATGCATTGGTGACGGAACTGCAGGCCCATGATCGGTTGGTCATCTCCGCGCCCATGCACAACTTCAGCGTGCCCAGCGGCGTGAAAGCGTGGATCGACCAGATTGTGCGGATCGGGCTGACGTTCAATCACAGCCTGGATAACGGTGTGTCGCAGTACGAGCCGCTGGTGTTGGGCAAGAAAGCGCTGATCGTGACCAGTCGTGGCGATTTCGGTTTCGGGCCCGGTGGACAGCTTGAAGGGATGAACCACGCCGACACGCTGCTGCGCACTGTGCTGGGCTTTATCGGTATCACCGAGGTGACGGTGGTTGCCGCCGAAGGCGAGGAGTCGGCCGAGCGCAGTTTCGCCCAGTCCTGCGCCGAGGCTGAGCAACGCCTGCTGGGGTTGGCGCAGACGTTCTGA
- a CDS encoding Hsp70 family protein, translated as MKNASPARACGIDFGTSNSTVGWLRPGMETLIALEDDKITLPSVVFFNLEERRPVYGRLALHEYLEGYEGRLMRSLKSLLGSKLIKHDTSVLGTAMPFKDLLGLFIGQLKKRAEATAGREFEEVVLGRPVFFVDDDEMADQEAENTLVDVARAIGFKEVSFQYEPIAAAFDYESTIEKEELVLIVDIGGGTSDFSLVRLSPERRTHDNRHADILATGGVHIGGTDFDKQLSLAGLMPLFGYGSRMKSGAYMPTSHHMNLATWHTINGVYSQKSTLALASMRYDIEDTGGIDRLFKLIEQRAGHWLAMEVEETKIQLTHTDQRHVPLDRIEAGLSVDLSRGLFESAIDGLLERVRGSVTQLLNDANVRVDQVDTVFFTGGSSGIPALRNSVSAMLPLARHVEGNIFGSIGSGLAIEAMKRYGTQA; from the coding sequence ATGAAAAACGCATCCCCGGCCCGTGCCTGCGGCATCGACTTCGGCACGTCCAACTCCACTGTCGGCTGGCTGCGCCCCGGCATGGAAACGCTGATTGCGCTGGAGGACGACAAGATCACCCTGCCCTCGGTGGTCTTTTTCAATCTCGAGGAACGCCGCCCAGTGTATGGCCGCCTGGCCCTGCACGAATACCTGGAAGGCTACGAAGGCCGGCTGATGCGCTCGCTCAAGAGTCTGCTGGGTTCCAAGCTGATCAAGCACGACACCAGCGTGCTGGGTACGGCCATGCCGTTCAAGGATCTGCTGGGGCTGTTCATTGGCCAACTGAAGAAACGCGCCGAGGCCACCGCCGGTCGGGAATTCGAAGAAGTGGTCCTGGGTCGCCCGGTGTTTTTCGTCGACGACGATGAAATGGCCGATCAGGAAGCGGAAAACACCCTGGTGGACGTGGCCCGCGCCATCGGTTTCAAGGAAGTCTCGTTCCAATATGAGCCCATCGCGGCAGCATTCGACTATGAGTCGACCATCGAGAAAGAGGAGCTGGTGCTGATCGTCGACATCGGCGGCGGTACTTCCGACTTCTCCCTGGTGCGCCTGTCGCCCGAGCGCCGCACCCACGACAACCGCCACGCGGACATCCTCGCCACCGGCGGCGTGCACATCGGCGGGACTGATTTTGACAAGCAGCTCTCGCTGGCCGGCCTGATGCCGCTCTTCGGCTACGGCAGCCGCATGAAAAGCGGCGCCTACATGCCCACCAGCCACCACATGAACCTGGCGACCTGGCACACCATCAACGGCGTGTACTCACAAAAATCCACCCTGGCCCTGGCCAGCATGCGCTACGACATCGAAGACACCGGGGGCATCGACCGGCTGTTCAAGTTGATCGAACAACGCGCCGGGCACTGGCTGGCGATGGAAGTGGAAGAAACCAAGATCCAGCTGACCCACACCGACCAGCGCCACGTGCCGCTGGACCGGATCGAGGCGGGGCTGAGCGTGGACCTGAGCCGGGGACTGTTTGAATCGGCCATCGACGGCCTGCTGGAGCGGGTGCGCGGTAGCGTCACGCAATTGCTCAACGATGCCAATGTGCGCGTCGATCAGGTGGATACGGTGTTCTTTACCGGCGGCTCCAGCGGCATCCCGGCGCTGCGCAACAGCGTCTCGGCCATGCTGCCCCTGGCCCGGCATGTGGAAGGCAACATCTTCGGCAGCATCGGCAGCGGGCTGGCGATCGAGGCGATGAAGCGGTACGGCACCCAGGCCTGA